In Alteribacter keqinensis, a single window of DNA contains:
- a CDS encoding NAD(P)H-hydrate dehydratase: MYVVTGDEMRRIDAFTMDQVGISDMMLMENAGSAVFSRLLQRIEPSGSRILVLIGTGNNGGDGFVIGRKLMEAGFETDIWVVPPDEKIRGAAKGHADVFAKCGHRYGSFEKDSSLFYEKLPSYTHIIDCLLGTGVKGELRSPYQEVVDAVNRTHACVISVDMPSGIPAEEGAPAAAGIRADRTMILQAPKETTFLFPYAESFGEWEVADIGIPDCSFKNSGITKYVRGESDVCRTLPKRKANVHKGANGKGLVVGGSRGMPGALSLTTLAALRTGIGLCTVALPEDIRLLVTQNAAEATLVNLPSQDGEIAPDGLEALDLTPYDGVAIGPGMGRAHRYDLYGYFRVFKGTVVIDADGLNHLSRELENWKDGRDGLTVITPHPGEMAVLTGKTIKEVERNRFSISRQFAREHQMVVVLKGPYTITSTPEGEQWVNTSGNPALAKGGSGDVLTGMILASVLQHSHKIEGILNAVYVHGHAADQLIHERDELGVTASDVINQLPRAFHSLRYP; the protein is encoded by the coding sequence ATGTACGTGGTAACGGGTGATGAAATGCGCCGAATTGATGCGTTTACCATGGATCAGGTTGGAATAAGTGACATGATGCTGATGGAGAATGCGGGAAGTGCGGTGTTTAGCCGGCTTTTACAACGGATTGAACCGTCGGGGAGCAGGATTTTGGTGTTGATCGGCACGGGGAATAACGGCGGGGATGGCTTCGTGATCGGAAGGAAGCTTATGGAAGCGGGATTTGAGACCGATATATGGGTGGTGCCGCCTGATGAAAAGATCAGGGGGGCTGCAAAAGGGCATGCTGATGTATTCGCGAAGTGCGGACACAGGTATGGTTCTTTTGAAAAGGACAGCTCACTCTTTTATGAAAAGCTGCCATCCTATACTCACATCATTGACTGTTTGCTCGGCACCGGAGTAAAAGGAGAACTGAGATCTCCTTATCAGGAAGTGGTTGATGCTGTTAACCGCACGCATGCCTGTGTCATTTCTGTTGATATGCCAAGCGGAATTCCTGCTGAAGAGGGAGCTCCGGCTGCTGCGGGTATCCGTGCTGACCGGACGATGATCCTGCAGGCACCGAAAGAGACGACTTTTCTTTTTCCGTACGCTGAAAGCTTCGGAGAATGGGAAGTGGCGGACATCGGGATTCCTGATTGTTCATTTAAGAACAGCGGGATTACAAAGTATGTCCGGGGTGAAAGTGACGTATGCCGTACACTGCCGAAGCGGAAAGCCAACGTCCATAAAGGAGCAAACGGGAAAGGTCTTGTTGTCGGCGGTTCCAGAGGGATGCCGGGAGCTCTGAGTCTCACTACATTAGCGGCTCTTAGAACAGGCATTGGCCTCTGTACAGTGGCTCTGCCTGAAGACATTCGATTATTAGTGACTCAGAATGCTGCTGAAGCAACCTTGGTGAATTTGCCCTCACAAGACGGGGAGATTGCTCCGGACGGGCTTGAAGCCCTTGATCTGACTCCTTACGACGGTGTTGCCATCGGTCCGGGTATGGGAAGAGCCCATCGATATGACTTATACGGCTACTTTCGCGTCTTTAAAGGGACCGTCGTGATCGATGCAGATGGACTGAACCATCTCTCCCGTGAACTGGAGAATTGGAAGGATGGCCGTGACGGACTGACCGTTATCACCCCTCACCCGGGTGAGATGGCCGTACTGACGGGGAAAACGATTAAAGAGGTTGAAAGAAACCGGTTCAGCATTTCCCGCCAGTTTGCCAGAGAGCATCAGATGGTTGTCGTCCTGAAAGGGCCTTATACTATTACCTCCACACCTGAGGGGGAGCAGTGGGTCAATACGTCGGGCAACCCGGCTCTGGCTAAAGGAGGGAGCGGGGATGTTCTGACCGGGATGATTCTGGCTTCTGTACTTCAGCACAGTCACAAAATTGAAGGCATTTTAAACGCTGTTTATGTCCACGGACATGCAGCGGACCAACTGATTCATGAGCGCGATGAGCTGGGCGTGACGGCATCGGATGTCATTAACCAGCTGCCTCGGGCATTTCATTCGCTCCGTTACCCTTAA
- a CDS encoding CopG family ribbon-helix-helix protein translates to MSEENTKRIMVSLPQHLVNELDGLLEDKEDVNRSEIIHQATKMYLRERKKSKIRETMQQGYMEMAKINLNIATEAFLVEEEAEHTLDRLVSGV, encoded by the coding sequence GTGTCTGAAGAGAACACAAAAAGAATAATGGTAAGTTTGCCACAACATCTAGTGAATGAATTGGACGGATTACTCGAAGACAAAGAAGATGTTAACCGAAGTGAAATCATTCATCAAGCAACGAAAATGTACCTTCGTGAACGAAAGAAGAGCAAGATTCGTGAAACAATGCAACAAGGGTACATGGAAATGGCAAAAATTAATCTTAACATTGCGACGGAAGCCTTTCTTGTTGAGGAGGAGGCAGAGCACACTTTAGATCGCTTAGTTAGTGGGGTGTAA
- a CDS encoding cytochrome ubiquinol oxidase subunit I, which produces MDEVLLARMLFGSSMAFHIIFATLGVGITLMILVAEITRAIKKDDHYGVMAKRWTKGFAVLLGVAIPSGTIVGVMLSLLWPGYMAIVGRVIALPFQVEIFAFFLEAVFMSIYVYAADRLSNSMRIVSVALVALGATASAVLITDAHAWMNTPRGFDVVNGEIMNVRPWEAVFNPSVYVTVLHVVSTAYMAGAFVIASIAAFKLMKNKLSDSERAYHRKGLTISLIIGAVMSLYTAVNGHDTAKMLYEYLPVKLAAAEGLFETQDNAPLAIFGIPDPERGEVVGGIEIPGMLSWLASGSTDGVVQGLNDFPEEYWPPLFVHTLFNIMVGIGFSLLGLSFGALFYRFVFPRKALPKWILAVLVTSGPLAMLGIETGWIFSCTGRQPWTIYGVQLTSEAATNSGNLGFLFALFITLYVTLLVLTSLVLKFYFGRNPVSKELENMNV; this is translated from the coding sequence ATGGATGAAGTGTTATTAGCAAGAATGCTCTTTGGGTCTTCCATGGCGTTTCATATTATTTTTGCAACATTAGGTGTTGGTATTACCCTTATGATTTTAGTAGCGGAAATCACCAGGGCCATTAAAAAAGACGACCATTATGGGGTTATGGCCAAACGCTGGACGAAAGGGTTCGCCGTTCTCCTCGGTGTGGCTATTCCATCAGGTACGATTGTCGGCGTCATGCTGTCCTTATTGTGGCCTGGATACATGGCCATCGTAGGACGTGTCATCGCCCTTCCTTTCCAGGTGGAGATCTTCGCTTTCTTCCTTGAAGCGGTGTTTATGTCTATTTACGTGTACGCAGCAGACAGGCTGTCAAATTCCATGAGGATTGTGAGTGTGGCCCTGGTCGCCTTAGGTGCTACTGCTTCTGCTGTGCTTATTACCGATGCACACGCCTGGATGAACACACCCCGGGGCTTTGATGTCGTAAATGGTGAAATTATGAATGTACGTCCGTGGGAAGCCGTTTTCAATCCAAGTGTGTATGTAACCGTTCTTCACGTGGTGAGTACAGCCTATATGGCAGGGGCATTTGTAATCGCCTCCATCGCGGCTTTTAAATTGATGAAAAACAAACTGTCCGACAGCGAGCGTGCGTATCACCGGAAAGGACTGACCATCTCTTTGATCATCGGGGCAGTCATGAGTCTTTATACGGCTGTGAACGGACACGATACGGCAAAAATGCTGTATGAATATTTACCTGTCAAACTGGCAGCTGCTGAAGGGTTGTTCGAAACCCAGGACAACGCTCCCCTTGCCATTTTCGGCATCCCCGACCCTGAACGGGGTGAAGTAGTAGGGGGAATTGAGATACCCGGTATGCTCAGCTGGCTGGCCTCAGGGTCTACGGACGGGGTCGTCCAGGGCCTAAACGACTTCCCGGAGGAGTACTGGCCGCCGCTGTTTGTTCATACGTTGTTCAACATTATGGTAGGGATCGGCTTCTCACTTCTCGGACTCTCATTCGGGGCACTCTTCTACAGGTTTGTTTTCCCCAGAAAGGCACTGCCCAAATGGATTCTCGCTGTTCTCGTTACGTCCGGGCCTCTTGCCATGCTTGGCATCGAAACAGGCTGGATATTCAGCTGTACCGGCCGTCAGCCTTGGACCATCTACGGGGTTCAGCTTACGAGTGAGGCCGCAACAAATTCCGGAAATCTCGGGTTTTTATTCGCTCTTTTTATTACCCTGTACGTCACCCTGCTCGTCCTCACGTCTCTTGTGCTGAAGTTCTACTTCGGCCGCAACCCTGTGAGTAAAGAACTTGAGAATATGAATGTGTAG
- a CDS encoding LolA family protein: MKKIMSLLLLAAFAMVLAACGEKSQEDVIEALDKNLDDLQGYKATASMTLQTGKEPQTYEVDVWYQYPTFYRVALSNAESDQSQIILRNDEGVFVLTPALNKSFRFQSDWPENNSQVYLYESLVNDILMDPERTFTATDEHYVFQTNTNYTNKNLNQQEIMLDKKSLTPTSVRIMDVDLETLVEVNFSDFELNSTFDEGDFDMDRNMTGAQLNSEVPTMGGEDDGESVVVEEEGAEESDEEMFTVFFPMYSPQGTAYNESRELDTENGRRVILSYDGEQPFTLVQQRSREVTASTPVQITDGSPVDLGFTIGAISRDGNTTNVSWSYEGTDFFLASQHLSDEEMLSIARSVYGTEEK, translated from the coding sequence ATGAAGAAGATAATGTCTCTTCTATTGTTAGCTGCATTCGCAATGGTGCTTGCTGCTTGTGGGGAAAAAAGTCAGGAAGATGTGATCGAAGCCCTTGATAAAAACCTGGATGATCTCCAAGGGTACAAGGCGACCGCTTCCATGACGCTGCAGACGGGCAAAGAGCCGCAGACGTATGAAGTGGATGTGTGGTATCAGTATCCGACTTTTTACAGAGTGGCACTGAGCAATGCGGAAAGTGACCAGAGTCAGATTATCCTGAGAAATGATGAAGGGGTGTTTGTTCTGACTCCGGCCTTGAACAAGAGCTTCCGGTTCCAGAGTGACTGGCCTGAAAATAACAGCCAGGTTTATCTCTATGAATCTTTGGTGAATGATATTTTAATGGATCCTGAACGAACGTTTACTGCTACGGATGAACACTATGTATTCCAGACAAACACAAATTACACGAACAAAAACCTGAACCAGCAGGAAATCATGCTTGATAAAAAGAGCCTGACACCGACATCGGTGAGAATTATGGACGTGGATCTTGAAACTCTCGTTGAGGTTAACTTCAGCGACTTTGAGCTGAACTCAACCTTTGATGAAGGAGATTTCGATATGGACCGCAACATGACCGGTGCCCAGTTGAACTCTGAAGTACCAACCATGGGTGGAGAAGATGACGGGGAATCGGTCGTTGTGGAAGAAGAGGGTGCTGAGGAATCAGATGAAGAGATGTTCACGGTCTTTTTCCCAATGTACTCGCCGCAGGGAACCGCGTATAACGAGTCCCGTGAGCTTGATACAGAGAACGGCAGACGTGTGATTCTCTCTTATGATGGTGAACAGCCGTTTACCCTCGTTCAGCAGAGAAGCCGGGAGGTAACGGCAAGTACGCCGGTACAGATTACAGACGGGTCGCCGGTTGATTTAGGGTTTACCATCGGCGCCATCTCCCGTGACGGCAATACGACAAACGTGTCGTGGTCCTATGAAGGGACTGATTTCTTCCTCGCTTCCCAGCATCTGAGTGACGAAGAAATGCTGAGCATTGCAAGAAGCGTGTATGGAACAGAAGAGAAATAA
- a CDS encoding rhomboid family intramembrane serine protease: MFIRNESFESYTRSYPIVTTLIAIHFILFLWINFLPGLGGEFIYFRGVGYNLAVMMGEYWRLITPVFLHVSLMHVAFNSFSLFLFGPALEQMLGKFKFIAAYLLTGFLANVATLMIGGVDYPFHLGASGAIYGLFGIYLYMVLQRKDLIDSGNAQLVVTILFIGLIMTFLNPQINIYAHIFGLIAGAALGPVILHRVSPFNPWAAAAARSRPDDNEIGFDPDRWNKKALGKQRTKKVVFAVIGALVVIGILSRFF, encoded by the coding sequence ATGTTCATACGAAACGAAAGTTTTGAGTCCTATACTCGTTCTTACCCAATTGTCACAACTCTAATCGCCATTCATTTCATCTTGTTTTTATGGATAAACTTCCTGCCGGGTCTCGGTGGAGAATTCATCTACTTTAGAGGTGTCGGATACAACCTCGCTGTTATGATGGGGGAATACTGGCGCCTGATTACACCGGTTTTCCTGCACGTATCTCTCATGCACGTCGCCTTTAACTCATTTTCCCTGTTCTTATTCGGCCCTGCCCTTGAACAGATGCTCGGTAAATTCAAGTTTATTGCTGCCTACCTGCTGACAGGCTTTCTTGCCAATGTCGCCACTCTCATGATTGGCGGTGTGGACTATCCTTTCCATCTCGGAGCATCCGGGGCCATCTATGGCCTGTTCGGTATTTACCTGTATATGGTACTGCAGCGAAAAGACCTGATCGACTCAGGAAATGCCCAGCTCGTTGTCACGATTCTGTTTATCGGACTCATCATGACGTTCCTGAATCCGCAGATCAACATCTACGCCCATATCTTCGGACTCATCGCGGGAGCTGCCCTCGGTCCTGTGATCCTTCACCGGGTAAGTCCGTTTAACCCATGGGCCGCGGCTGCCGCGAGGTCGAGACCTGATGATAACGAAATCGGATTCGACCCGGACCGCTGGAACAAAAAAGCCCTCGGTAAACAACGGACAAAGAAAGTCGTGTTTGCGGTGATCGGAGCCCTTGTTGTGATCGGGATATTGTCGAGATTTTTTTAG
- a CDS encoding ABC transporter permease: MSSNEEPNNQPQKNKRSPKSYFRQTWLMIWNGNPPGLVLFLFGAVTAFIMAVPIVYVVWRSLFAGVDRWMRLLDDRIPGLLWNTLSLTFMVTLFAVIIGVSLAWFVNRTDLPGRKTWQWLLALPLVIPPYVGAVAYIIVAGPTGWLRGMWNDTGWLQALFGDYPISIYSFWGVFFVLTMFTYPYVFLIASASLRKMNRNYEEVARSQGMTTRQIFWKINLPFLRPAIGAGAILIALYVLSDFGAIAMLRYNTFTAAIYYQMGSFDTLSATVLSVVLIALTLVILWIESKSRRRQKYYQTTNTYKAPDILSLGRWKWPTLVYVVLIFSMSVIVPIGVLIYWSYVGISFGAVDWDFWKYAWNSVRVSGLAALLCMVLALPIIYMKSRYPSVLTSVIDKLSYSGYALPGVIVALGIIFIFSQYFTFLYNTYYLIAIAFVVRFLPQAMQAGEASLSLISPRMDEAARSLGYPPWKVMIKIIIPSILPGVLAGGALVFVSSIKELPATLLLRPAGFDTLAVRIWVDTSEAIYYSAAPAALLIILLSIIPLKYLLKKY, from the coding sequence ATGAGCAGCAACGAAGAACCGAACAACCAACCTCAAAAGAATAAACGCTCACCGAAGTCGTATTTTCGTCAGACTTGGCTGATGATCTGGAATGGGAATCCACCAGGGTTGGTCCTCTTTCTTTTCGGAGCTGTCACGGCTTTTATCATGGCTGTTCCCATTGTTTATGTGGTCTGGCGCTCTCTGTTTGCGGGAGTGGACCGCTGGATGCGGCTTCTGGATGACCGGATTCCGGGACTTCTCTGGAATACCCTGTCACTTACGTTCATGGTGACCCTGTTTGCGGTAATTATAGGTGTCTCCCTTGCCTGGTTTGTAAACCGTACCGACTTGCCGGGGCGTAAAACCTGGCAGTGGCTCCTCGCACTGCCGCTCGTTATTCCTCCATATGTAGGCGCGGTGGCATACATTATTGTAGCCGGTCCTACCGGGTGGCTTCGGGGGATGTGGAATGACACGGGATGGCTTCAGGCATTGTTCGGAGACTACCCCATTTCCATTTACTCATTTTGGGGTGTCTTTTTTGTACTGACCATGTTTACGTATCCGTACGTGTTTTTAATTGCCAGTGCGTCGCTTCGTAAGATGAACCGGAACTACGAGGAAGTAGCCCGATCCCAGGGGATGACGACCCGTCAGATCTTCTGGAAGATCAATCTTCCTTTTCTCCGTCCGGCGATCGGAGCCGGGGCGATTTTGATTGCCCTTTATGTGCTGTCTGATTTCGGGGCCATTGCGATGCTTCGTTACAACACATTTACTGCTGCCATCTACTATCAGATGGGAAGTTTTGATACGTTATCGGCTACCGTACTGAGCGTGGTGCTCATTGCCCTGACGCTTGTGATTCTCTGGATCGAGAGTAAGAGCAGGCGCAGACAGAAGTACTACCAGACAACCAATACGTACAAAGCTCCGGATATTTTAAGTCTTGGACGGTGGAAATGGCCGACGCTTGTTTATGTGGTTCTGATTTTTTCAATGTCTGTCATCGTGCCGATCGGGGTTCTCATCTACTGGTCCTATGTAGGGATTTCATTTGGGGCAGTTGACTGGGATTTCTGGAAGTATGCATGGAACAGTGTGCGCGTATCAGGTCTTGCAGCGCTGTTATGTATGGTGCTTGCCCTTCCGATTATTTACATGAAGAGCCGCTACCCGAGCGTTCTTACAAGTGTAATTGATAAATTGAGCTATTCAGGTTATGCCCTGCCGGGTGTGATCGTGGCTCTTGGGATTATCTTTATTTTCAGTCAGTATTTCACGTTTTTATATAACACCTATTACTTGATTGCGATTGCCTTCGTGGTAAGGTTTTTGCCTCAGGCGATGCAGGCGGGGGAGGCATCACTGAGTCTGATCTCGCCCCGAATGGATGAAGCGGCGAGAAGTCTTGGCTATCCGCCGTGGAAAGTGATGATCAAGATCATCATTCCATCGATTCTCCCCGGTGTCCTGGCAGGGGGAGCTCTTGTGTTTGTAAGTTCGATCAAAGAACTTCCTGCCACGCTCCTTTTGCGCCCGGCAGGATTTGATACCCTTGCTGTGCGGATCTGGGTGGACACGAGCGAAGCGATATACTACAGTGCGGCACCGGCGGCGTTGCTCATTATTCTGCTGTCGATTATTCCTTTGAAGTATTTGTTGAAGAAGTATTGA
- the alr gene encoding alanine racemase, translated as MGKLREFYRDTWAEVNLNAIEENVQAIKKSLPDGVAYMAVVKANAYGHGAVDVARSALKAGASYLGVAILDEALALRQAGIEAPILVLGYVRPADAALAKKYNITLTVFQKDWVKDALPHLEEGNGKLNLHLKIDTGMGRIGFRTEDEGRELLGFLRHNSSLFEVEGAYTHFATADEKGRSYIDEQHRTFEQFLGWMKAELKTAPPCIHSGNSATALRYKEYSYNMVRVGISMYGLAPSEEVKEEIEVPLKEAFSLHSRVTHCKKLSEGDGVSYGATYRAEKEEWVATIPIGYADGWIRANANGGEVLVNGRRAPIIGRICMDQLMIAVHENVPVGTKVTLIGSQGAETVSADEVARRLGTINYEIPCMISYRVPRAIYKNGELIHLHNEVF; from the coding sequence TTGGGGAAGTTACGTGAGTTTTACCGCGATACGTGGGCAGAAGTAAACTTAAATGCAATAGAAGAGAACGTACAGGCGATCAAAAAGAGTCTTCCGGACGGTGTCGCGTACATGGCAGTTGTGAAAGCGAATGCCTATGGCCACGGAGCTGTAGACGTTGCGAGATCAGCACTTAAAGCTGGAGCGTCGTATTTAGGCGTCGCCATCCTGGATGAAGCACTGGCCCTCCGCCAAGCGGGAATAGAGGCGCCGATCCTTGTTCTTGGCTACGTGAGACCGGCAGATGCGGCTCTTGCAAAGAAATACAACATCACACTCACGGTCTTTCAAAAGGACTGGGTCAAGGATGCCTTGCCTCACTTGGAAGAAGGAAATGGAAAACTGAATCTCCACCTGAAAATTGACACGGGGATGGGGCGCATTGGTTTTCGGACGGAAGATGAGGGACGGGAACTCCTCGGGTTCCTCCGGCATAACAGTTCCCTTTTTGAAGTGGAAGGGGCTTACACGCACTTTGCCACGGCTGACGAGAAAGGCAGGTCCTATATTGATGAGCAGCACAGGACGTTTGAACAGTTCCTCGGCTGGATGAAGGCAGAACTCAAAACGGCTCCTCCCTGTATTCACAGCGGGAACAGTGCTACTGCACTCCGGTACAAAGAATACTCATATAATATGGTCCGGGTTGGAATATCCATGTACGGCCTGGCGCCTTCTGAGGAAGTGAAAGAGGAGATTGAAGTCCCTTTAAAAGAGGCCTTTTCCCTTCACAGCCGGGTCACTCATTGCAAGAAGCTGTCTGAAGGAGATGGTGTCAGTTACGGAGCTACGTACCGTGCGGAAAAAGAGGAATGGGTTGCCACGATTCCAATCGGTTATGCTGACGGATGGATCAGAGCGAACGCAAACGGCGGGGAGGTCCTCGTTAACGGCAGGCGCGCGCCGATCATCGGCCGTATTTGCATGGACCAGCTTATGATAGCGGTTCATGAAAACGTGCCGGTGGGTACGAAGGTTACATTAATTGGCAGCCAGGGTGCTGAGACAGTCTCTGCAGATGAGGTTGCAAGACGCCTCGGAACGATCAATTACGAAATCCCGTGTATGATCAGCTACCGCGTTCCACGAGCGATTTATAAAAACGGTGAACTGATCCACCTTCATAACGAAGTATTTTAA
- the acpS gene encoding holo-ACP synthase, whose product MIKGIGLDVIELERIAALYKRKNSFADRILTAKEKAVFKGLEDQRKTEFLAGRFAGKEALAKALGCGIGEAFSFQDASILADTKGKPLVFLHKEVEGVMHVSITHTQTVAAAQVIWEC is encoded by the coding sequence GTGATAAAAGGTATCGGACTTGACGTTATTGAGCTTGAGAGAATTGCAGCGTTGTATAAAAGAAAAAACAGTTTTGCAGACCGTATTTTAACTGCGAAAGAGAAGGCGGTGTTTAAGGGCCTTGAAGATCAGAGAAAAACGGAATTTTTAGCGGGACGGTTTGCGGGCAAAGAAGCCCTGGCTAAAGCTCTTGGCTGTGGCATTGGCGAAGCGTTTTCGTTTCAGGATGCATCGATACTGGCAGATACAAAAGGAAAGCCTCTTGTTTTTTTACATAAAGAAGTGGAGGGCGTGATGCACGTCTCCATTACCCACACTCAGACGGTAGCAGCGGCCCAGGTGATCTGGGAATGCTAG
- a CDS encoding ABC transporter ATP-binding protein produces MSFIQLKGITKFFPKTLKPAVDSLDLSIEKGEIITLLGPSGCGKTTTLRMIAGFEQPSTGELVIDDKEVFNAGQSLPPEKRGIGMVFQDYALFPHMSILKNVMFGLNKWSTREKKKRAKEVLELVGLEDYATRYPTELSGGQQQRVALARALAPKPHVVLMDEPFSNLDAGLREKMRYDVTNILRKANTTAIIVTHDQKDAFAVSDRVVVMNEGVIQQIAAPKEMYRCPKNCFVAQFVGKTNLLTGTMDNEQKCIHTHIGKVALPEQWKERLETDSVKLSIRPEGCRLAKEGQYCGKVERVTYGGEYQELYVRLQSDEMLSREPMVLYAPIEQDVEIGSIVSFDIKPELVALVE; encoded by the coding sequence ATGAGTTTCATTCAGTTAAAAGGAATAACAAAATTCTTTCCAAAAACATTAAAACCCGCTGTTGATTCTCTGGATCTTTCTATTGAAAAAGGGGAAATCATTACCCTTCTCGGTCCGAGCGGCTGTGGTAAAACAACAACCCTCCGTATGATTGCCGGCTTTGAACAGCCTTCAACCGGGGAGCTTGTTATTGATGATAAAGAGGTATTTAACGCGGGACAGTCCCTGCCTCCGGAAAAACGGGGAATCGGCATGGTGTTTCAGGACTATGCACTGTTTCCTCATATGAGCATCTTAAAAAACGTCATGTTTGGCCTGAATAAATGGAGCACCCGGGAAAAGAAAAAACGGGCGAAGGAAGTACTGGAGCTTGTTGGTCTTGAGGATTATGCCACGCGATATCCGACGGAATTATCCGGCGGCCAGCAGCAGCGTGTCGCTCTTGCCCGGGCTCTTGCGCCGAAACCTCACGTTGTTTTGATGGATGAGCCGTTCAGTAACCTTGATGCGGGGCTTCGTGAAAAGATGCGGTATGACGTAACAAACATCCTACGTAAAGCAAACACGACTGCCATTATCGTCACACACGACCAGAAAGACGCTTTTGCTGTGTCTGACCGTGTGGTTGTCATGAACGAAGGTGTCATTCAGCAGATTGCCGCGCCGAAGGAAATGTACCGCTGTCCGAAAAACTGCTTCGTAGCCCAGTTTGTAGGAAAGACGAATCTTCTTACAGGAACAATGGACAACGAGCAGAAGTGTATCCATACCCATATCGGGAAAGTCGCTCTTCCTGAACAATGGAAGGAACGTCTTGAAACTGACAGTGTGAAGCTCTCTATTCGTCCGGAAGGGTGCCGTCTTGCAAAAGAAGGGCAGTACTGCGGGAAGGTAGAGCGTGTAACCTACGGGGGAGAATATCAGGAACTTTATGTACGTCTGCAATCGGATGAGATGCTCTCGAGAGAACCGATGGTCCTTTATGCACCAATTGAACAGGATGTGGAGATTGGCTCGATTGTATCGTTTGATATTAAGCCGGAGTTGGTTGCCCTTGTTGAGTAG
- a CDS encoding sodium:solute symporter family protein, translating into MYSVMIVMYLIVVVAIGVFFKTKVKDMEDFALAGRNLNTPVLLGTLFATYIGGATVVGWTGSFYSLGIDWWFSGLGAILGITAATFLLAERFRNLKQFTVPDMLALRYNNSTRFVSSFMIIIGDIAIVTVQILAMTGILVSFTDIERMLAMIISIVSFTLISLFGGMKGVAFTDSIQAVLILFGLIAGVGVVFNLGGGPGAVFGALPEGYFTPFTDVTVLGAVGMAIAAFGTTAVSQSFIFSRVFSAKDAKTAKRGLVWLIPTALIGYGLVALVGFSGRSMLGDDIPPSDVFATVITSLMPPFIGGVLIAVIIAAIVTSTNSILLSSSVNLTRDFYQQFAKREISSKEMMRVGQISVVVFAAFAFILAVLMPDIVTAIVFAYTMYSASLLVPLYAGYLWKGATAAAGTWGVISGGGTALVWYILHEPLGLPSMIPAIVVSLAVVIVVSMVTKKPTEDQLKVFQQ; encoded by the coding sequence ATGTATTCAGTAATGATTGTAATGTATTTAATCGTAGTAGTAGCTATTGGAGTATTCTTCAAGACGAAAGTGAAGGATATGGAAGACTTCGCCCTGGCTGGAAGGAACCTCAACACTCCCGTCCTCCTGGGAACATTGTTTGCTACATATATTGGTGGTGCCACAGTAGTAGGGTGGACCGGAAGCTTTTATTCATTAGGTATAGACTGGTGGTTCAGTGGTCTGGGAGCTATTCTGGGTATTACTGCAGCGACTTTCCTGCTGGCGGAAAGGTTTAGAAACTTGAAGCAGTTTACTGTCCCTGACATGCTGGCACTCAGATATAACAACAGTACCCGCTTTGTAAGCTCCTTTATGATCATTATCGGTGACATCGCCATAGTGACTGTCCAGATACTTGCAATGACAGGGATTTTAGTTTCTTTTACCGATATTGAGAGAATGCTTGCCATGATCATTAGTATTGTCTCTTTTACACTCATCTCGCTTTTTGGAGGGATGAAAGGTGTGGCGTTTACAGACTCAATCCAGGCAGTCCTGATTCTGTTTGGTCTGATTGCAGGAGTGGGGGTCGTTTTTAATCTTGGGGGAGGCCCGGGAGCCGTTTTCGGTGCTCTTCCGGAAGGTTATTTTACCCCGTTTACTGACGTTACTGTACTGGGGGCAGTCGGAATGGCTATTGCTGCATTTGGAACAACAGCTGTTTCACAGTCGTTTATTTTTTCCAGAGTATTCTCTGCTAAAGATGCAAAAACGGCGAAACGCGGGTTGGTGTGGCTGATTCCAACAGCGCTGATCGGATACGGCCTGGTAGCATTAGTCGGTTTCAGCGGCCGGTCTATGCTGGGAGATGATATTCCTCCGAGCGATGTCTTTGCCACTGTCATAACAAGCTTAATGCCTCCTTTTATAGGCGGCGTTCTGATTGCCGTAATCATTGCTGCTATTGTAACTTCGACGAATTCGATCCTGCTTAGTTCAAGTGTAAACCTGACCCGGGATTTTTATCAGCAGTTTGCCAAACGGGAGATTTCAAGTAAAGAGATGATGAGAGTCGGACAGATATCTGTTGTTGTCTTTGCCGCATTTGCATTTATTCTCGCTGTATTAATGCCTGATATTGTTACAGCGATTGTTTTTGCATATACAATGTACAGCGCAAGTCTGCTTGTTCCTCTTTACGCCGGCTATTTATGGAAAGGCGCAACTGCAGCCGCAGGTACGTGGGGTGTTATCAGCGGAGGCGGGACAGCATTAGTGTGGTATATTCTGCATGAGCCCCTGGGTCTGCCATCTATGATCCCGGCCATTGTTGTCTCGTTGGCAGTGGTTATTGTAGTCAGTATGGTTACGAAAAAACCGACAGAGGATCAGTTGAAAGTGTTTCAACAGTAA